The following are from one region of the Acidobacteriota bacterium genome:
- a CDS encoding transporter has protein sequence MKKLTLSLFLLILASLAIVPVLAEEAASGHYMPGALADCVDALPLKPGFTFVNIFSAYNGDTGVGREIPIIGTVGLNVEGTAFADCLLLLYTFKPKVLGGQCAALVSLPLAHLTIDADLVTPTGTVHRSQSASGLGDIFFSPFAIGWKVKDCNIGAIMGFYAPTGKYERTNVANLGKNYWTVEPTFYVSYMGHKNMVELSLFTGVDFNTTNNETDYKTGTQWHVEGTVAKHWMTKSHAIWGIGANVYYYQQITGDSGTGAKLGDFKGRSFGVGPALSFIKHTKKALIAAEVKWLPELSVENRLKGNSFFGKLAFVF, from the coding sequence ATGAAAAAACTCACGTTATCCCTGTTTCTGCTGATCCTGGCTTCACTCGCGATCGTCCCCGTCTTGGCCGAGGAGGCGGCGAGCGGACATTACATGCCCGGTGCGCTGGCGGACTGCGTCGATGCCCTGCCGCTGAAACCGGGGTTCACGTTCGTCAACATCTTCTCCGCCTACAACGGCGATACGGGCGTCGGGAGGGAGATCCCCATCATCGGCACCGTGGGCCTGAACGTCGAGGGGACCGCCTTCGCCGACTGCCTGCTCCTGTTGTACACCTTCAAACCCAAGGTGCTGGGCGGCCAGTGCGCGGCCCTCGTCAGCCTGCCCCTCGCGCACCTGACCATCGACGCCGACCTGGTCACCCCCACGGGGACGGTCCACCGCAGCCAGTCCGCCAGCGGGCTGGGCGACATCTTCTTCTCCCCCTTCGCGATCGGGTGGAAGGTCAAGGACTGCAACATCGGCGCGATCATGGGCTTCTATGCCCCGACCGGCAAGTACGAGCGGACGAACGTGGCCAACCTGGGGAAGAACTACTGGACCGTCGAGCCGACCTTCTACGTCAGCTATATGGGCCACAAGAACATGGTGGAACTCAGCCTCTTCACCGGTGTCGACTTCAACACCACCAACAACGAGACCGACTACAAGACCGGCACGCAGTGGCACGTCGAGGGGACCGTGGCGAAGCACTGGATGACCAAGTCGCACGCCATCTGGGGAATCGGAGCGAATGTCTATTATTACCAGCAGATCACGGGCGACAGCGGCACCGGCGCGAAACTGGGCGACTTCAAGGGGCGCTCTTTCGGTGTCGGGCCGGCCTTGTCCTTCATCAAGCACACCAAGAAGGCGCTGATCGCGGCCGAAGTCAAGTGGCTCCCCGAACTGAGCGTGGAGAACCGCCTGAAAGGAAATTCCTTCTTCGGAAAGCTGGCGTTCGTATTCTAA
- the tnpA gene encoding IS200/IS605 family transposase — translation MAHTFTQITLHFVFSSKGRACFLKKPLRDRLFPYMVRIVNEEFGQVREIGGTEDHVHLLTEISKDVSAANLMRDLKSRSSGWVHREFDLPGFGWQEGYGAFSVSMSAIDRVREYIRGQEAHHRRMSFQEEFLRMLQRHGIEYDEKYIWK, via the coding sequence ATGGCACACACGTTCACCCAAATAACCCTTCATTTTGTCTTCTCCTCGAAGGGCAGGGCTTGCTTCCTGAAAAAACCGCTCCGGGATCGCCTTTTCCCCTACATGGTCCGCATCGTGAACGAGGAGTTCGGGCAGGTCCGCGAGATCGGCGGGACCGAGGATCACGTCCACCTGTTGACCGAAATCTCCAAGGACGTGAGCGCGGCCAACCTGATGCGCGACCTGAAAAGCCGTTCCTCCGGGTGGGTGCACCGGGAGTTCGACCTGCCGGGGTTCGGTTGGCAGGAGGGGTACGGGGCCTTCTCCGTCAGCATGTCCGCGATCGACAGGGTGAGGGAGTATATCCGGGGGCAGGAGGCGCACCACCGGAGGATGAGTTTTCAGGAAGAATTTCTCCGGATGTTGCAGCGGCACGGGATCGAATACGATGAAAAATACATCTGGAAATGA
- a CDS encoding anaerobic sulfatase maturase, producing MPNKTDNPKTANAPRGLHVVAKPAGPACNLDCAYCFYLEKQALFGAGGKTRMSDAVLSAFIANYVNSQPTPEVEFVWQGGEPTLLGVDFFRRVVAIQKGFTRRKKITNALQTNGTLLTDDWCAFLRKHEFTVGLSLDGPREIHDRYRRDRAGRGTFDAVMRGLGLLKKHGVAFNVLACVARETARHPLEVYRFLREQGVEFIQFTPVVERPADAGTAAQGLRLAGFGSPGAPVEPEGVTPWSVLPEDYGDFLIAVYEEWVRHDVGTVFVMNFEWALNAWVGNPSPVCVHAQRCGRSLAVEHNGDVYACDHGVYPQLKLGNVRADRLDDLAERSRRSGFGVGKETALPLQCRECEVLAACRGGCPKHRFTESARGEPGLHYLCAGYRKFFRHIRKYLRAITQLLENGYPASLVMRAVDRPLLLQAAPDDSGPPNLPKEGKP from the coding sequence TTGCCAAACAAGACAGATAACCCAAAAACAGCCAACGCTCCCCGGGGCCTCCACGTGGTGGCCAAGCCCGCGGGGCCCGCCTGCAACCTCGACTGCGCCTACTGCTTCTACCTCGAGAAACAGGCCCTCTTCGGGGCCGGCGGGAAGACCCGGATGAGCGACGCGGTCCTGAGCGCCTTCATCGCCAACTACGTCAACAGCCAACCCACGCCGGAGGTGGAGTTCGTCTGGCAGGGCGGGGAGCCGACCCTCCTGGGGGTCGACTTCTTCCGGCGGGTGGTGGCGATCCAGAAGGGCTTCACCCGGCGGAAGAAGATCACGAACGCGCTCCAGACCAACGGGACCCTGCTCACCGACGACTGGTGCGCCTTCCTCCGGAAACACGAATTCACGGTCGGCCTCAGCCTGGACGGCCCGCGGGAGATCCACGACCGCTACCGGCGGGACCGGGCGGGCCGCGGCACCTTCGACGCGGTAATGCGGGGACTGGGCCTGCTGAAGAAGCACGGCGTCGCGTTCAACGTCCTGGCGTGCGTGGCCCGGGAGACGGCCCGACACCCCTTGGAGGTCTACCGCTTCCTCCGGGAGCAGGGCGTGGAATTCATCCAGTTCACGCCGGTGGTGGAGCGCCCGGCCGACGCCGGCACCGCCGCGCAGGGGCTCCGGCTGGCGGGGTTCGGCTCCCCGGGAGCCCCCGTCGAACCGGAGGGGGTCACCCCCTGGTCCGTTCTCCCCGAGGACTACGGCGACTTCCTCATCGCCGTGTACGAGGAGTGGGTTCGCCACGACGTGGGCACGGTCTTCGTCATGAACTTCGAGTGGGCCCTCAACGCCTGGGTCGGCAACCCCTCGCCCGTCTGCGTCCACGCGCAACGGTGCGGACGCTCCCTCGCGGTGGAACACAACGGCGACGTCTACGCCTGTGATCACGGCGTTTACCCGCAGCTCAAGCTCGGGAACGTCCGGGCCGACCGCCTCGACGACCTGGCGGAGCGCTCCCGCCGGTCGGGGTTCGGCGTGGGGAAGGAGACCGCGCTGCCGCTCCAGTGCCGGGAGTGCGAGGTCCTGGCGGCATGCCGGGGGGGGTGCCCCAAGCACCGCTTCACCGAGTCCGCCCGGGGCGAGCCCGGGCTGCACTACCTCTGCGCGGGGTACCGAAAGTTCTTCCGCCACATCCGCAAGTACCTGCGGGCCATCACGCAACTCCTGGAGAACGGGTACCCCGCCTCCCTGGTGATGCGGGCGGTGGACCGTCCCCTGCTCCTCCAGGCCGCCCCGGACGACTCCGGGCCGCCAAACCTCCCAAAGGAAGGCAAACCATGA
- the creD gene encoding cell envelope integrity protein CreD, giving the protein MFEPSDSFNSTPVAPGPLPLGGRAVRFAGILGLIVLLYLATVPILDLVEERRRTRDDVVREVAGTWGGAQVVGAPVVSLPLCTVDPRTGILSDAGYYHVLPRELTVTGEVTPVLRYRTLYPVVLYSARLRLEGSFDLPGPDAPELVDYPVRRDQSVVSVGISDLRGIRDGVRLLWNGKALDLEPGRTAPNLFPAGISARGPAVAAADAGGRVRFSLELTVNGSEDIRFLPLGETTTVRLRSPWPDPGFGGAFLPDTRRIGPAGFEASWKVLKFNRNFPQHALSAGTDFAKDLTRSAFGVRLVYPVDGYQKVTRSLKYAILFIFLTFVAFFLAETRSPRRPTLVQYLLAGVALVVFYTLLLSLSEVAGFDSAYGFASLGVLAQVGLFARGIFGSTGSAVAVGGVLAALYGVLYVILRLEDTALLVGSLLLFVVTGVLMYFFRRTD; this is encoded by the coding sequence ATGTTTGAACCAAGCGATTCGTTCAATTCGACCCCCGTCGCCCCGGGCCCGCTCCCCCTTGGCGGCAGGGCGGTCCGCTTCGCCGGGATCCTCGGCCTGATCGTCCTGCTGTACCTGGCGACGGTCCCCATCCTCGACCTCGTGGAGGAGCGCCGCCGGACGCGGGACGACGTGGTCCGCGAGGTGGCCGGGACCTGGGGTGGGGCCCAGGTGGTCGGCGCGCCGGTGGTCTCCCTCCCCCTGTGCACCGTGGACCCCCGGACGGGGATCCTCTCCGACGCGGGCTACTACCACGTGCTTCCCCGGGAACTCACCGTCACGGGCGAGGTCACCCCCGTCCTCCGCTACCGCACCCTCTACCCCGTGGTTCTCTACTCCGCGCGCCTCCGGCTGGAGGGGTCGTTCGACCTGCCCGGGCCCGACGCCCCGGAGTTGGTCGACTACCCGGTCCGCCGGGACCAGTCGGTGGTTTCCGTCGGGATCTCGGACCTGCGGGGGATCCGGGACGGGGTGCGCCTGCTGTGGAACGGGAAGGCCCTGGACCTCGAGCCCGGACGGACGGCGCCCAACCTCTTCCCGGCCGGGATCTCGGCCCGAGGCCCCGCGGTGGCCGCCGCTGACGCGGGCGGGCGCGTCCGGTTCAGCCTGGAACTCACCGTCAACGGGAGCGAGGACATCCGCTTCCTCCCCCTCGGCGAAACCACCACGGTGAGGTTGCGGTCCCCCTGGCCCGACCCGGGCTTCGGGGGGGCCTTCCTCCCCGACACCCGCCGGATCGGCCCCGCCGGCTTCGAGGCGTCGTGGAAGGTGCTCAAGTTCAACCGGAACTTCCCGCAGCACGCGCTCTCCGCGGGCACCGACTTCGCGAAGGACCTGACCCGCTCCGCCTTCGGCGTGCGCCTGGTCTACCCGGTGGACGGCTACCAGAAGGTCACGCGCTCCCTCAAGTACGCCATCCTATTCATCTTCCTCACCTTCGTGGCCTTCTTCCTCGCGGAGACGCGCTCCCCCCGCCGGCCGACGCTGGTCCAGTACCTGCTGGCGGGCGTGGCCCTGGTGGTGTTCTACACCCTTCTGCTCTCCCTGTCGGAGGTCGCGGGCTTCGACAGCGCCTACGGCTTCGCGTCCCTGGGGGTCCTGGCGCAGGTGGGGCTCTTCGCCCGGGGGATCTTCGGAAGCACCGGGTCCGCCGTCGCGGTCGGGGGCGTCCTGGCGGCGCTCTACGGGGTGCTGTACGTCATCCTCCGCCTCGAGGACACCGCCCTGCTGGTGGGGAGCCTCCTGCTCTTCGTCGTCACCGGGGTGCTGATGTACTTCTTCCGCCGGACGGACTGA
- the creB gene encoding two-component system response regulator CreB, producing the protein MENRQRILVVEDESAVVDPIVYVLRAEGFDPAWAATGGEARRSLAEGGVALVILDVGLPDVSGFELCKEIRKGSDVPVIFLTSRVGEIDRVLGLEIGGDDYVVKPFSPRELAARVKAVLRRRGAGTPPPPAMGRPSAFSVEPERCRILYHGVPLNLSRYEYRLLKTLVGRPGRVFTRDELMAVAWDAPEMSTDRTVDTHVKTLRAKLKEVRPDEDPVVTHRGFGYSLKDDA; encoded by the coding sequence GTGGAGAACCGGCAGCGCATCCTGGTGGTGGAGGACGAATCGGCGGTGGTGGACCCCATCGTCTACGTCCTCCGGGCCGAGGGTTTCGACCCCGCCTGGGCCGCCACCGGCGGGGAGGCGCGGCGGTCCCTGGCGGAGGGGGGCGTGGCGCTGGTGATCCTGGACGTGGGCCTCCCCGACGTCAGCGGCTTCGAACTGTGCAAGGAGATCCGGAAGGGGTCCGACGTCCCCGTCATCTTCCTGACATCCCGGGTGGGGGAGATCGACCGGGTGCTGGGCCTCGAGATCGGCGGGGACGACTACGTGGTGAAGCCCTTCAGCCCCCGGGAGCTGGCGGCCCGCGTCAAGGCGGTGCTGCGCCGGCGCGGGGCGGGCACGCCCCCTCCGCCCGCGATGGGCCGTCCGTCGGCCTTCAGCGTGGAGCCGGAGCGGTGCCGCATCCTCTACCACGGGGTCCCCCTCAACCTCTCCCGGTACGAGTACCGACTCCTGAAGACCCTGGTGGGGCGCCCCGGACGGGTGTTCACCCGGGACGAACTGATGGCCGTCGCCTGGGACGCGCCGGAGATGAGCACGGACCGCACCGTGGACACCCACGTCAAGACCCTGCGCGCCAAGCTGAAGGAGGTCCGCCCGGACGAGGACCCCGTCGTCACCCACCGGGGCTTCGGCTACTCGCTCAAGGACGACGCATGA
- the creC gene encoding two-component system sensor histidine kinase CreC: MRIRTRILLGFLALVTGVFAVLAAWLLGDARVQPLRAVEDALLDTVQVLAGFLESRPGDIRRRADGLRQALAGTFRHPLEARIYEHRRSGTNIHVYVTDGSGVVVYDSRHGESEGKDFSRWNDVWLTLRGRYGSRATRTDPADDYSTVLYVAAPVREGGRLVGVVSVGKPASDVKMFVRGASRAILTAAAVAGLALAGLGLLLTFWVTRPIETLAAWAEAVRQGKRTALPPLGRNEIGRLGGAFEEMRDELEGKRYVEHYVGALTHEIKGPLSSIRGAAELLQEDLPAEDRARFVANVLAESERIRCLSDRLPQLAAIENLKALPGPETLDFAALVREEAEGLTPLAETRGIAIETDPGPPCPVRGDRMLLRLAVSNLVQNALDFTPRGGRVSLTVRETAEGIELRVADNGTGVPDYALDKVFEKFYSLPRPGTRARSSGLGLALVREVALLHGGAVRLENAPAGGALATLRLPSSPPGPTR; this comes from the coding sequence ATGAGGATAAGGACGCGCATCCTCCTGGGCTTCCTCGCCCTGGTGACGGGGGTCTTCGCCGTGCTGGCCGCCTGGCTGCTGGGCGACGCCCGCGTCCAGCCCCTCCGGGCCGTCGAGGACGCCCTCCTGGACACGGTGCAGGTCCTCGCCGGCTTCCTGGAGTCGCGCCCGGGGGACATCCGCCGGCGCGCCGACGGGCTGCGCCAAGCCCTGGCCGGCACGTTCCGCCACCCCCTGGAAGCCCGGATCTACGAGCACCGCCGGAGCGGCACCAACATCCACGTCTACGTCACCGACGGGAGCGGGGTCGTCGTCTACGACTCGCGCCACGGCGAGAGCGAGGGGAAGGACTTCTCCCGCTGGAACGACGTCTGGCTGACGCTCCGGGGCCGCTACGGCTCGAGGGCCACCCGGACGGACCCGGCCGACGACTACTCCACCGTGCTGTACGTGGCGGCGCCGGTGCGGGAGGGCGGTCGGCTCGTCGGCGTGGTGAGCGTGGGGAAGCCGGCGTCGGACGTGAAGATGTTCGTCCGGGGCGCCAGCCGGGCCATCCTCACGGCCGCCGCCGTGGCGGGTCTGGCCCTGGCCGGGCTCGGCCTCCTCCTGACGTTCTGGGTCACCCGCCCCATCGAGACGCTGGCCGCCTGGGCCGAGGCGGTGCGGCAGGGGAAGCGCACCGCCCTCCCCCCGCTGGGCCGGAACGAAATCGGCCGCCTGGGGGGCGCCTTCGAGGAGATGCGGGACGAGCTGGAAGGGAAACGTTACGTGGAGCACTACGTCGGGGCCCTGACCCACGAGATCAAGGGGCCGCTCTCCTCCATCCGGGGGGCGGCCGAGCTGCTGCAGGAGGACCTGCCGGCGGAGGACCGCGCCCGCTTCGTGGCCAACGTCCTGGCGGAGAGCGAGCGGATCCGCTGCCTGTCCGACCGGCTGCCGCAGCTGGCCGCCATCGAGAACCTCAAGGCCCTCCCCGGGCCGGAAACGCTCGATTTCGCGGCCTTGGTGCGGGAGGAGGCGGAAGGTCTGACCCCCCTGGCCGAAACCCGGGGGATCGCCATCGAGACGGACCCGGGACCCCCGTGCCCGGTGCGGGGCGACCGGATGCTGCTGCGCCTGGCGGTGTCCAACCTGGTCCAGAACGCCCTGGACTTCACGCCCCGGGGCGGGCGGGTCTCGCTGACGGTCCGGGAGACGGCCGAGGGAATCGAGCTGCGCGTCGCCGACAATGGGACCGGGGTCCCCGACTACGCCCTGGACAAGGTCTTCGAGAAGTTCTACTCCCTGCCGCGGCCGGGGACCCGGGCCCGCAGTTCCGGGCTGGGGCTCGCGCTGGTGCGGGAGGTGGCGCTGCTCCACGGCGGCGCCGTCCGCCTCGAAAACGCCCCCGCCGGCGGCGCCCTGGCCACCCTCCGCCTGCCATCGTCGCCCCCCGGCCCGACCCGGTGA
- a CDS encoding NAD-dependent epimerase/dehydratase family protein, whose product MNKLRKTVVLGAGGFIGGHLAGRLKAEGCWVRGVDLKYNEYHQHADEFVLGDLTDPAIAGSVIPEGADEVYQLAADMGGALYLFTGRNDANVLHNSALINLNVARACVTRKVKRLFFSSSACVYPAYNQLDPLNPACSEAMTYPAEPDSEYGWEKLFSERLYLAFHRNHGLDVRIARFHNIFGPCGAWTGGREKVPAALCRKVAQAPDGGEIEVWGDGLQTRSFLYIDECLEALSRFMRREGFVGPVNIGSEERVTINQLARMVIEVSGKDIRVRNLCGDDFVAKYGFPCPQGVRGRNSDNALFREKMGWAPTKSLREGIAETYAWVNGLC is encoded by the coding sequence ATGAACAAGCTCAGAAAAACGGTCGTGCTGGGTGCGGGGGGGTTCATCGGCGGCCACCTGGCCGGGCGGCTGAAGGCGGAAGGTTGCTGGGTGCGCGGCGTCGACCTGAAATACAATGAGTACCACCAGCACGCCGACGAGTTCGTCCTCGGGGACCTGACCGACCCGGCGATCGCGGGGTCCGTCATCCCGGAAGGCGCGGACGAGGTCTACCAGCTGGCCGCCGACATGGGCGGGGCCCTGTATCTCTTCACGGGGCGCAACGATGCGAATGTATTGCACAACTCCGCGCTCATCAACCTGAACGTGGCGCGGGCATGTGTGACCCGGAAGGTGAAGCGGTTGTTTTTTTCTTCCTCCGCCTGTGTCTACCCGGCGTACAACCAGCTGGACCCCCTCAACCCGGCGTGTTCGGAGGCGATGACGTACCCGGCCGAGCCCGACAGCGAGTACGGGTGGGAAAAACTCTTCAGCGAGCGGCTGTACCTGGCGTTTCACCGGAATCACGGCCTGGACGTCCGGATTGCGCGGTTCCACAACATCTTCGGGCCGTGCGGGGCCTGGACGGGCGGCAGAGAGAAGGTTCCGGCGGCGCTCTGTCGAAAAGTGGCCCAGGCGCCCGACGGGGGAGAGATCGAAGTGTGGGGGGACGGGCTGCAGACCCGCTCGTTTCTGTACATCGACGAGTGCCTGGAGGCCCTGTCCCGCTTCATGCGACGGGAAGGGTTTGTCGGGCCGGTGAACATCGGCTCGGAGGAACGGGTCACCATCAACCAGCTGGCCCGGATGGTCATCGAGGTGTCCGGCAAGGACATCCGGGTCAGAAACCTCTGCGGCGACGACTTCGTCGCGAAATACGGTTTCCCCTGCCCGCAGGGCGTGCGGGGACGGAACTCCGACAACGCGCTCTTCCGGGAAAAGATGGGTTGGGCGCCGACGAAAAGCTTGAGAGAGGGAATCGCCGAGACCTACGCCTGGGTCAACGGGCTCTGCTGA
- a CDS encoding alpha-1,3-fucosyltransferase, which yields MALMNAAPPPWPSRAALRWILLRNRLRQALRRSAPARLRRRLRELPWPTGSSAGPAGAGAVRGAPLASRPTRSNAAGETVILVYNRMWEQPLEFPSDAAPPGVTFTTDRARFAEAAAVVFHVPGLPPGALRRLSKPPGQVWVAWSFESAQAYPCLDDPRFMRRFDLRMTYRREAEIFMPYLCYYGPDAVEHLRLPPRPKPGGRGPDSPLCLFLASSYRETSGRTLYVRELMRHLPVHSCGRCLNNRPFPGDDGSLRAKHDLQSAYKFTLAFENSRGVDYVTEKFFSALITGSVPVYLGAPNVADFAPGERCYIDAPALGPPRALAEYLRYLDGHEEAYQEYLAWKTRPFRAGFLEMAEAARENPLVRLARRVLQERP from the coding sequence ATGGCCCTCATGAATGCCGCGCCGCCCCCCTGGCCCAGTCGTGCCGCACTCCGCTGGATCCTGCTCCGGAACCGCCTGCGCCAGGCGTTGCGCCGCAGCGCCCCCGCCCGGTTACGGCGCCGGCTCCGTGAACTCCCCTGGCCGACGGGTTCGTCGGCGGGGCCGGCCGGCGCCGGTGCCGTCCGCGGGGCCCCGCTCGCGAGCCGTCCGACCCGGAGCAACGCGGCCGGCGAAACGGTGATCCTGGTCTACAACCGCATGTGGGAGCAACCGCTGGAGTTCCCCTCGGACGCGGCCCCCCCGGGGGTGACCTTCACGACCGACCGGGCCCGCTTCGCCGAGGCCGCCGCCGTCGTGTTCCACGTCCCCGGGCTGCCGCCCGGTGCATTGCGCAGGCTGTCCAAGCCGCCCGGCCAGGTGTGGGTGGCCTGGTCGTTCGAGAGCGCCCAGGCCTACCCCTGCCTGGACGACCCGCGCTTCATGCGCCGCTTCGACCTGCGCATGACCTACCGCCGGGAAGCGGAGATCTTCATGCCCTACCTGTGTTACTACGGCCCGGACGCGGTGGAGCACCTGCGCCTTCCCCCGCGCCCGAAGCCGGGCGGTCGCGGCCCGGATTCGCCGCTGTGCCTGTTCCTGGCCTCCAGTTACCGGGAAACCAGCGGGCGGACGCTGTACGTCCGGGAACTGATGCGGCACCTCCCCGTGCACTCCTGCGGCCGCTGCCTGAACAACCGCCCCTTCCCCGGCGATGACGGCAGCCTCCGGGCCAAGCACGACCTGCAGTCCGCCTACAAGTTCACCCTGGCTTTCGAGAATTCGCGCGGCGTGGACTACGTGACGGAGAAGTTCTTCTCGGCGTTGATCACGGGCTCGGTGCCCGTGTACCTGGGCGCGCCCAACGTGGCCGATTTCGCCCCCGGCGAGCGCTGTTACATCGACGCGCCGGCCTTGGGGCCCCCCCGGGCGCTGGCCGAGTACCTGCGCTACCTGGACGGCCACGAGGAGGCCTACCAGGAATACCTGGCCTGGAAGACGCGACCCTTCCGGGCCGGTTTCCTGGAAATGGCGGAGGCGGCGAGGGAAAACCCGCTGGTCCGGCTGGCACGCCGGGTTTTGCAGGAGCGACCATGA